The genomic stretch GTGGAGCATAAAGTAGCCACGGGAACTTTTGGAAAGCACTCTCCGTTTAATCTGGTTAAATAGTAGAAAATAGGATCAACATGTGCCGCTATTAATCGGTCCAGCCCAAACTACAGGGAGAAGATAATGGACGGAGTTAGCATCTTCCCGCACATCTTcacatgaataaattaaaaacagaacttcaTATCAACTTAAATACAAGTCAGATATTGTTACAGatgtaaataaagacaaaaataataacaaaaggaCATTTAAATCATTACAACAGATGGCTGACCTCTTCCCAAAGGGAAGAGGCAGTGGTCAAATCCCAAATTTATACGAGGGGCAAGGTGAAGGTCACacgaaaaagaaacaaaaatacagaagaagCAGCTGGAGAATAAATCAAACGCCAGGTATGGACAAAACCGTAATAAAACAAAGcataattttgtgtaattatacagaTATGTGAACTGGTTACATGCACCTTGATTTAATAGTCAAACTAGGTCAAAATAAGAACTTAAGAGATTAACCAATGCCAACCCAAGACGCTAAGGGaaatcatgaataaaatctGCCTTTTAGTCTATTTTACTTTCCAAAAACACTTAACCTCTTTTCAATATTGATTATTGCATCAGCCAATACTgcaatattgatatttttgcaaaTATTAAGCACCTGTATTTATCATGTCAGAAATATGGTGCGTTTTCCATAGACACTGGCAGTATATTGGTGCTAATATCAATTTTGGCCAATTTGTACGATTTTGGGTAGCATTATCAAAGTAATTCCCATGCAATGCAGTACCAATATTTTTCAAAGCTGGTCCCACTCtttgtatagtccagataacaatCACAAGTTTATACTTAACAATTGGTCTATTCATTATTGCAGACTGTACAACacatggtaaaaaaacaaaaaagtaaacatcGATCTATATTAAACCATCCCTACTTTTAGTGGGTATTTCTGCCAATGTGCACTcttcaaaaataaatcaaaactggagcaggactaaaccaagtctacatcagggctgACCCAGGATCAAAttcaaaccaaaccaggacagtgACCCTTATGAAACACTGggtcagaacatgtttgtgtccttgggcaagatcaCTCAATATAAAGAACGAAAGACAGCCAGAATTATTCCCACAACATTCAGGTGTCAGTTTGTATCTTGCTTTAcgattgttgttttatttaatagtgACTTGAGAATACGTGCTTAAAAGATTACATGAGGAGTCCTACAGTGGTTAGTAAAATGATACACTGTCTGGAGAAGCAGCCAGACAGCCAAGTAAAGTATGGACTAAGTGAGCCAATAATAAGCTGCAGTACTAGAAAATACAAGAAATTCTAAAATAagaacatgaataaataaagtatagtCAGTTTCTCATCAGTTACCTAAAAAAGGACTTGATGACATTTTAGACTggagttttaaaatgtgtgacaAATATTCCACTAAAAAGGTCCTATAATACATAAaactgtgagctttaagccacgttataacgctgttacctgCTCATACCtgaacttgttttgtttcattcacacatttgagtgatcttttattattggtctgtctacatctccaaagctcaaaatgctctgttccaccttgtgatgtcatgaaggggtagttttcatgttaacagttacctttcgtaaaatttttataaaatttgtgtaataagaaaatgtactgaccagtgttggccaaaaacatctcataatattaaacttgtatttttacaaaacacatttggaaagagattatacattattatgttattatgatgtttaaaaggaaataatttttttttttttttttacggagCTTAGCAGAGTCTGATGTAAAGCTGTTGTTGGAACATAGAGGAGCATTGAAAAAGAAAACCACGGCAGTGGCTTGGCTGACCTGAGTACGGATTAGGATCCATGCATCTCGACTCCGGGGGACACGCAGAAGCGGATGTTCCAGGGGCGAAGACTGGAGAGTGAGCAAGGCAGAAACCTGGTTGTTAGCTGAGTGACTTGTTGTGTCAGAGCTTGATTGCATTCCAGCACAGCCCAGATACTCTGTTCGTATTATCCGATCATAATTTCGTGTTGCGAAAATGCTCAGCGTAGCGTTTGGTCCGGCCCAGAGTCTGTTTGATCCATGTTGAACATTCTGTCTTAGCGTCTGGAGGACATTATTACAAACAAGAAAATGTGAATGCTGGTTGGAagaagctgggtcagaggcggagGTGCAAGGTAGGTCCAAGAAATGGGATCTGGCAAAAAACTAGAAAACACAACTGAATACTTGGAACATAACCAAAAACCAGACTGAGCCAAGCTGAACTGTACCACAGAGGATACACTGAAGATACACTGACAATCTGGCAGCATGTGCAGAAATCCTCAGTCCCTTTATACtccagaggtggaggcttgattgctgatcagctgcaggtgtgtagtgggtggtgccagaatctcaggcacagacacagaagggagggggaaagactgcacagaaaacacaggaaCAGACTGGGATCCTGACAATTTTTCAGTCTCTGTCCTAGTATCAGTTGATATCAGGTATCAGCAATATCAACATCAGTAtcggaacagaaaaagctggtTTGGTGTATCcctattaaaaacacagtggacatCACAATGctgaacagtgtgttttctgtttgagagaagaagcctaaatatacagagtgcgttaaacatgtgtgaatgaaataaaacacaactccaggtatgtttttgatgagtaaacattataacatagatcaaaaaatagtgcaatatgggtCTTTTAAGTAACAATTTCACAAATTAAATAACGGACATGCCATCTCCATTGAGAAGTGTATGGTCTATCTTCATAGAGGCAAGCAGATGACAAGTTATAGGtctcatctgtggagaggcgaccccactcaatgtaagaatgcatgtttttcaatgtatgttTAGCATTCAAAACACCTGaagttgaataaatacatattgattgattgaagtgTAATGCCACATTGTAGaacattacaatacaatacaaaaagtgaactgacttttttattgtttgttttgttttgtttgcttttaatggCGCTGTATCAGATTTTTCTTGTCTTAAGACATGAAAAACTAGAGTAGttcaatttaaacagtttgcagtggtccaaagttattcctcacttatctcatgcttttaaaacattctcattattcaccgtgatgagtttataagagtttttcacaactctagagaccagagtggagtttttctgtgcaacaacaacaactagcatgctaacacacacttcccgGATTCTGTGACAATAAAACGCTgaatgcagacaggacacagcagacatattttaacctcaagatcTCCTTATATtcttgtactggggcaagacaaattttgcgcaaatacatggggaaaaaactgGATACAGGGCGtttaactattttattattttaagtcattttcaaaTACAGCTGATGTTTTGAGTTCCCCCGTTGTCTTGCTGTGCCTCTATCGCCTTCTATGTCTTGCTAGGTTGTTTGGACAGCTTTTGGCTAACTTTCAGGCACGTCCCATCCTTTGGCTCACATATAAGTGGTTGTgtgtgagagggagaaagaggactGTTTTTGTTCCATTGTTTTGATAGCAGAGCATGTGGTCTTACCCATAGTCAGGGAATGggatatgtttttgtattgtgcGTGCTTTCCTACCTCTTATCACAATTTATTTGTATCCGCACTgccaataaatgtgtttaattgtgTTCTTGAGATGAGAGGATACAGATGTGTAAGCCCTCTGGATAGGACTTTCAATGAGCAGATTTCCccatgttgttgtttatgtgaacCAATAGTTGCAATGTTTGTCAGAGAAAATCCATTGAAGTTTATGGAGATTAAAGTGACCACTACATGTTTAAAATTCACAATAGGAGAGAATGCCAAATACAGCCTGGGTAACTACTAGAGTTATGTTCCACACCAAAGATAATGTCAagagtatgaatgtggtgtgtgtgagtgttggtggtgatcCGAGGAGtggatggcgcagattggcagcctgtCAGTCTGCCATAGAGCAACTGTGGCTGCAATAGTAGCTTACtaccaccgagtgtggagtgaatgaataatgcactgtaaaatacTGTGGGTGTCTTGAATGGCATTTGCTGGCTATGTACAGTATTACATTACAGAAAACTGTAACATCATGAATtacttgttttggttttggcTAGATGTACTTGCTTCAAATTAATGTTTCcatataatttttttgtgatttcatactaaggtagtgaggattcacaTCAGAGATCAggtcattttagttttaaactaactggattttAGCATTAAACTGGcgacccaaatgagagactcttgtgaggctctttctgctttctgataGGATAATccaaaacagaaccaaaacaccaaattataaataaatggaacatcatgcccaatgtttttgtaatgatgAATAAAATTGTTATAAAGAAAAGCTATATTTGGTTTGAACAACTTAAAGAGCCCGTattattcttctctcaaacagaaaacactctgttctaccttgcgatgtcatgtggATGTCCAAGAAGTGcactattgtgtttttaaactccatacaccttcactagaatcatttggatgattttaggcctggaattgccaatctctactgaacaaaaggtgaatGGTAGCTTTTAACTCAAAAACTACTGctccgtgacatcacaaggtggaacagagctttttgagctgtggagatgtagacagactaagtGTAGTCGGTTAGACCATGCATAGTCCCTGGTGCCGCGGATACCGTGGGGCTGTACACTGTGATACATGCCTATGTATGAGAGGGAGTGTTGAAAGCAGTCGTCTGGTCGCACTCACAGCAGCTGCAGTGGAAACAGACAGGATCCAGGCCAAAGCTCAGACATGCAAACAACCCCAAACACTGTGTTCCAATTACGCTCTTTTCACTAAACAAAGTATTGCATTTCCTACTGagttttctattattattatacatcgGATTTTAATCATACAGCGCAGGTGACAATATGAGACTTGCGTGTCTCTAAATGTCAGTATCTTAGATCACTGTAAAATCCTATGGAGAGTGAATGTGCACTGACTTTGTTGGCTTGTAGAAAGCTGATGTGTCGAGAACAAGCTGCAAGAACAAAATGACTATTCTTACAGCTAAAGGCATAAGGACAAACTTCCAGCACTTTATGAAGTGTGAATTGGCCTTTAGGTAGAGGCAATATGACTGATAAATACATTGTACGTCATCACGATTCAAGaaaaaactaatacaaattttagtAGCCTTATATATGTCACAAAAAAGCTCCACTGTTAAAACTTTTTAGTCAGAGAAAATCATtgtgggtgtttttattacaatgaaaaacatagaaaatgttgttcctttggctatattACTTTTTCCATTGGGGAATGCTCCTGCAGTAAAATGATAGACAATCAAAGGCAAATGAATGAAACTCAAGttctttttcataaataaaataatttccaCATGAATAATAGCTAATCCTCATACCGAACCTTTTCATCCTCTTAGACCTAGTTGCAGTTCTTGTATAATATTATCAGCTCTTCATGAACCATAAACCATTTTATTTTGGGGCTATTGATTAAAAGACCTCTAGAACATCTAGAACATCTCACATTCCACATCATACTTCACTTGAGTTTTTGCAAAGTTCGGGCCAATGGAGTGTGGCTATCACTACAGCAACCAAATAACCCACATGGAGAGCGAAAATGTCAAAGAGATTTTAGACCGTAGTGTATTTTGGATCACCTCCACTCTCTGACAGATGAAAAGACAGCttggacctttaaaataaaagctttccTGTCATGTTTGGGATAATGGTAGGGTATTGGAAACTACATTCCTTCGCCAATGTCTAACTTTAGCCTTTTctgtgttcttttttttcagagCAGCTTGCAGTGCACACCATGGGGTATCATGGCGTCTTTGGAACAGCATGTGGCCCAGCTGAAGGTGAACGCTGAGGTGAAATTAGCAGATTTGCCCACCGTCCTGGATGACAGCCAACCCCCCGCAGGTAAAAATGTCAAGCCTGGCTCCAAAAACCCAAATCAGGACAATTATGTAACTCATTTTGGCCCAATTGTCCAAATTAGATAGCTGCtgaaaatcatgttaaaggggCGGTACCTGACTTGTTGGTTTgtctgaaaaagtgaaaaatagaacaagtttgttttaaattgtttgtagAGGTCCAAACTTGTTCCACACTTGCcatatgcattcagagcatcctagtTATCCATGAGATGAGTTTATgaacatttttcacaactttcaaagacatggtaatgctaacaacaactagcatgctaaccatgcacttTCTGATAACCTGTGGTCTACAGAAATTGAAATTACTCGTATTACTTCCTATTTTGCTGACTCATTAAAATTAAAGCCATTGTATGTAGCAACAAAATTAGATTAAAATAAAGGCTGTCtttttggttttctttttgttttgttttgtatatattGCTTAGAAAAATTTTGGATGGCCTCCtcttgcttgtatccatggaaagGTTGTTCCTTCGGCTatgatcttccacagtatggcacaaaacgtatctatttccatggagaaagtatggttttaactttctatttctatggcatcatgatgtgccacctccagaaagttacatagtgtactgtAAATAGAgtatattatacattttgatCTATATTGCTTAACAGGCTTAAATAAGCTCCAGAGCtcattaaacattgatttactTCTCTATAAGTGCCACAGACGAACACTATCTGACTCTATTTCTGTATTACAACATTGATCCTGGTCCTACTGCATGCCCTGGGGTAATTACGGAGGCATTTTAGTGTCTGGCAAATGCACAAATAAGGGACAGGCCAATCTATGATGCATTCTGTGTCTCACTGACACAGCTAAAGGATTGTTTAAAGCATTCAAAGGCTGTTGTCTATTTCTAATGGTTCTATTATACACCTGGGTCTGGCAAAAGCACAAATGGATATTCGATTGTTTAAAAATTTAGCAGCTGCTGTCGTGTCTGATAGATTGCCCAGAAATAACCCATTAAACTGTTATTAATTGctaggtttcagatgacatcagcATTCTATTGGTCGATAATGTTTAATAAAGTTGGGGggctgctaaaatgaatgattTTAACCTGCAATCTCTTATTTGAGGGTGACACTTAACCCATTGTGCCACTGTCACCCCCTACAAAGGTTTCTATCTAATCAAaatattctttgtttttgttaaggctgcaagattaattttatcaaatcacaatttgaatagaCTCAATTAGCAAAGGCTACAGTTTTTGaaataccataatttcctccacaaacaataaaatcttctGTCTTATTCTGGATAAAAACgactaaccctgtagttcagtTTGTTTAGATCTGTAAAACCATGTtcttaaatgtgatttttttttttttattcatatgtcAGTCGTTTTGACAATTTTTCTGGCtgcatttaaaatgtggactttgaatgcatttaaaatgtgaacacaaATTgcaattgcaatgcttgtcagaaaaaacataatttgatattttccccaaattatggaGCACAACTTTAATGTAcgtatttgtttctttttaagtGAAACACAAAGTCAAGTCAAAAACTTCTACCAGATAATCTTGCCGGCTTcaatttataataaaattatgttttttattataataaaaaaacaaaaaaaacaaactcttgagttgtcaaaagtatcaaaaatctgatactaatcatactaaaactaatCGAAATTAGATACTCGAGCACTCGAGCAAATATCGATAccacaaaagtcacattaacaggaTAAAATTTCAGATTCCCTGAAGagttttttaatgattttgagctttgtcaGAACGAATATTAAACCTCATGCTAAGataaagaaagtaaaattatgtTGTATCtgaaaattatattctattactaaaaaatgtagcattttttttatctttatttttgcactaatactgtattttttgtgttttgcagaAGTCTCTCCACCTAAAGAGGATGGCTTACCTGTTGAACCATTCATGTTCCATCAGAGGTTTCCCCGCTCCTTATCAGCCCCAAATGGGACCGTGGACACTGAGCCCCGGGACACCTGGCTCTCCGACTTAGCCAGAAGTACATTGTTTGCAGATGCTTTGGCTGAGCTCAAGAGCCTCGAACAGGGTCAAGAGGGTAACCAGCAAGCTCAAAAGGCAGAGACCTATATTTTTGGACTGATCCATCGCAAAGCCCTACCACCAAGGCCTACAAAACCTCGTACTAGCTTAGCACCAGATGCCCGTGCGACTGGCGTGGTGAGGCAGAGTAGTTTATGTCGCAAAGAAGACCAGCATTCCCCAAAGCAAGTGCCTGTGCAAGTGATTCCTGAGACTCCTTCTCCAGTTCTCATTCAATCGCAAGTTCCAGAAAGAATGCCACAACTGGCTGCCCATAACTTGGACCATGAACGGTTTCAAGGAACTACTTATATTGACGAACCACCACCTCCGTATCACCACCTTCCGCAAAACCAACATCAACCTGGTCCATACCAGAAACCCAAGCAAGTTCAGATAGTCCCCAATCGGTCAATATCGTTAGAATATCCGTCTTGCAGGGTGATTCCGACCCAAGTGGACTCAAGCAATAGCGAACCCGATTCACCCCAGAACTTCCAAGGAGGCTACTCACCGGCGGTACCCAAACCTCAGCAACTTCCCCCGCCCGAAGAACATCTAGTCAACGCGGAGTACATCCCTGCCCAGCCTTGTCGAGCGTCAACCAGGGCATATGCacaccatcaccaccatcaccatAAAACGTCCGGAGCTTCCAAACTTAACCGGAGCACGTATTCGCCAGAAAGAACCCACCATCATCAAGAACCACAACCGCCCCAAAGCCAACCATCAAGATCTCGAAGCAGCGCC from Periophthalmus magnuspinnatus isolate fPerMag1 chromosome 14, fPerMag1.2.pri, whole genome shotgun sequence encodes the following:
- the LOC117382023 gene encoding dapper 1-like, which encodes MSASLEPPASFGLMFPFKEERSRNKERLEASLAALCELELLKQRQESRVLSALCLGDEAPGRTAWTALRATEQDAPDFGVRLQTSSLQCTPWGIMASLEQHVAQLKVNAEVKLADLPTVLDDSQPPAEVSPPKEDGLPVEPFMFHQRFPRSLSAPNGTVDTEPRDTWLSDLARSTLFADALAELKSLEQGQEGNQQAQKAETYIFGLIHRKALPPRPTKPRTSLAPDARATGVVRQSSLCRKEDQHSPKQVPVQVIPETPSPVLIQSQVPERMPQLAAHNLDHERFQGTTYIDEPPPPYHHLPQNQHQPGPYQKPKQVQIVPNRSISLEYPSCRVIPTQVDSSNSEPDSPQNFQGGYSPAVPKPQQLPPPEEHLVNAEYIPAQPCRASTRAYAHHHHHHHKTSGASKLNRSTYSPERTHHHQEPQPPQSQPSRSRSSAKKCDKNGAARKQGKKASRSQSENSLQRAPERKYNTVERDGAGSGSGSRGSRGSQSKSKKQHHHGNGNYRRWQSSLELSQDEAEQPHGPTHVQVHPTPNQRDHCSKRTRKSRPAHPSYAYPAPNHHNHHNHPHHNHSHHHSHHQHMEYQLDSRPVEDYHHGAQGESESSTSEAESPDSSSLSSDSDESGGLVWPQQLPPQLAHPPPSAAAAAAPGGPMQQKAFVKIKASHALKKKILRFRTGSLKVMTTV